The proteins below come from a single Felis catus isolate Fca126 chromosome A1, F.catus_Fca126_mat1.0, whole genome shotgun sequence genomic window:
- the GCNT4 gene encoding beta-1,3-galactosyl-O-glycosyl-glycoprotein beta-1,6-N-acetylglucosaminyltransferase 4 isoform X2 produces MKTFKCCFKYPAQQKVFVLFLTLWLFSLLKLLNVRRLLFPQRGIYLVEYSLSTSPFVRNRYTNVKNEIRYEVNCSGVYEQAPLEIGKSLEIRRREIIDLDDEDVVAITSDCDIYQTLRRYHQKPVSREERSFPIAYSLVVHKDAIMVERLIHAIYNEHNIYCIHYDYKSPDTFKVAMNNLAKCFSNVFIASKIETVQYAHISRLQADLNCLSDLLKSSVQWKYVINLCGQDFPLKSNFELVSELKKLNGANMLETVKPPNSKMERFTYHHELRQVPYEYVKLPIRTNISKEAPPHNIEIFVGSAYFVLSRAFVKYIFNNSLVKDFFAWSKDTYSPDEHFWATLIRVPGIPGEISRSAQDVSDLQSKTRLVKWNYHEGLLYPRCTGSHLRSVCIYGAAELRWLINDGHWFANKFDSKVDPVLIKCLAEKLEEQQREWITLSSKKLFMAKSPIITS; encoded by the coding sequence ATGAAGACATTCAAATGCTGTTTTAAATACCCAGCACAGCAGAAAGTTTTCGTCTTATTTTTAACTCTATGGCTGTTCTCCCTGTTGAAACTTCTAAATGTGAGGAGACTCCTCTTCCCTCAAAGAGGCATTTACTTGGTTGAATACTCCCTGAGTACCTCACCTTTTGTAAGAAACAGATACACCAATGTTAAGAATGAAATCAGGTATGAAGTTAACTGTTCAGGTGTCTATGAACAGGCACCTTTGGAAATTGGCAAGAGTCTGGAAATAAGAAGGAGAGAAATCATCGACTTGGATGATGAGGATGTCGTGGCAATAACCAGTGATTGTGACATTTATCAGACCCTAAGAAGGTACCATCAAAAGCCTGTTTCAAGGGAGGAGAGAAGCTTCCCGATAGCCTATTCTTTGGTTGTTCATAAAGACGCAATTATGGTTGAAAGACTAATCCATGCTATATACAACGAGCACAATATTTACTGCATCCATTATGACTATAAGTCACCTGATACCTTCAAAGTTGCCATGAACAATTTAGCTAAGTGCTTCTCCAATGTTTTCATTGCCTCCAAAATAGAGACAGTACAATATGCCCACatttccagactccaagctgatTTAAATTGCTTGTCAGACCTCCTCAAGTCTTCGGTTCAGTGGAAATATGTTATCAATCTGTGTGGGCAAGATTTTCCTTTGAAGTCAAACTTCGAATTAGTGTCAGAGCTGAAGAAGCTCAATGGGGCAAATATGTTAGAAACGGTAAAACCCCCTAACAGTAAAATGGAAAGATTCACTTACCACCATGAACTAAGACAGGTGCCTTATGAATATGTGAAGCTACCAATAAGGACAAACATCTCCAAGGAAGCCCCCCCTCATAACATTGAGATATTTGTTGGAagtgcttattttgttttaagtcgggcgtttgttaaatatattttcaacaaCTCCCTCGTTAAGGACTTTTTTGCCTGGTCTAAAGATACGTACTCACCTGATGAACATTTTTGGGCTACCTTAATTCGGGTACCAGGAATACCTGGGGAGATTTCTAGGTCAGCCCAGGACGTGTCTGACTTACAGAGTAAGACCCGCCTTGTCAAATGGAATTATCATGAAGGCCTTTTGTATCCCCGTTGTACTGGCTCCCACCTTCGAAGTGTGTGTATCTACGGAGCAGCGGAATTAAGGTGGCTTATAAATGATGGACATTGGTTTGCTAATAAATTTGATTCTAAGGTGGACCCTGTCTTGATTAAATGCCTGGCAGAAAAGCTTGAAGAACAGCAGAGAGAATGGATTACTTTGTCTTCAAAAAAGTTATTCATGGCTAAAAGTCCCATAATCACATCATGA